The following are encoded in a window of Lactobacillus acidophilus genomic DNA:
- the prmC gene encoding peptide chain release factor N(5)-glutamine methyltransferase, whose translation MPKTLKEIRAKAVETAEDVRPEDVDYVLAERLNLTPSEFELKQDMTLSDDQIKQANKDIKKLAKGVSPQYILGYAWFLGYKIMVQRGVLIPRFETEELVTWALESLKNGDTVLDLGTGSGCITVALLKEAEKKGIKDISMYASDVTDNALRISEENFLNYNLDVTTRKANVLIGLGKFDLIISNPPYIKTGEKNEMDKNVLQNEPEEALFGGKDGLDFYRRFAKQVRAHLNSHGEFFLEFGFSEEDQLRELFAEELPDFDIEFRKDMAGKPRMVHGRWQK comes from the coding sequence ATGCCTAAAACTTTAAAGGAAATTCGAGCTAAGGCGGTGGAAACTGCTGAAGATGTCCGTCCAGAAGATGTTGATTATGTTTTAGCTGAACGTCTTAATTTAACGCCTAGTGAATTTGAATTGAAACAGGACATGACTTTGTCTGATGACCAAATTAAACAGGCGAATAAAGATATAAAGAAACTAGCTAAAGGTGTTTCTCCACAATATATTTTGGGTTACGCTTGGTTTTTAGGTTATAAAATCATGGTTCAACGCGGTGTATTAATTCCACGTTTTGAAACTGAAGAATTGGTTACATGGGCGCTTGAATCACTTAAAAACGGTGACACTGTACTTGATTTAGGTACTGGATCGGGATGTATTACTGTTGCTCTTTTAAAAGAAGCTGAAAAAAAGGGCATTAAAGATATTTCTATGTATGCTAGTGATGTTACAGATAATGCTTTAAGAATAAGTGAAGAAAATTTCTTAAACTATAATCTTGATGTCACCACTCGTAAAGCTAATGTTTTAATTGGACTGGGAAAATTTGATTTAATCATTTCAAACCCACCATATATTAAAACTGGTGAAAAGAATGAAATGGATAAAAATGTATTACAAAATGAACCTGAAGAGGCTTTATTTGGTGGAAAAGACGGTCTAGACTTCTATAGAAGGTTTGCCAAACAAGTGCGGGCTCATTTAAATAGTCACGGAGAATTTTTCTTAGAGTTTGGCTTTAGTGAGGAAGATCAACTAAGAGAATTGTTTGCTGAAGAATTACCTGATTTTGATATTGAATTTAGAAAAGATATGGCAGGTAAGCCACGAATGGTTCACGGAAGGTGGCAAAAATGA